In the genome of Pseudomonas protegens, one region contains:
- a CDS encoding putative 2-dehydropantoate 2-reductase, which translates to MGADRKPRVGIIGTGAIGGFYGVMLARAGFDVHFLLRSEFSAVVEQGLQVNSAQHGVLSLKPVQAYASAEEMPPCDWLLVGAKTTHNVQLAPVIIQAAAPGAKVLLLQNGLDVEDALRAELPDTLHLLGGLCFICVHRAGPGQIEHQALGAINLGYHSGPASADPALSQALVEEGAGLFRAAGLDSQAMNNLHQARWQKLVWNVPYNGLSVLLKASTTPLMADPASRELIQDLMQEVLQGAAACGHVIPEAYAQQLFRSTEHMPDYWPSMYHDFLHQRPLELATIYAAPLAAARAAGCELPKIRALYQSLCFIDRHHI; encoded by the coding sequence ATGGGTGCAGACCGTAAACCGCGTGTAGGCATTATCGGAACCGGAGCGATCGGAGGTTTTTACGGGGTGATGCTGGCGCGGGCCGGTTTCGACGTGCACTTTCTGTTGCGCAGCGAGTTCTCCGCAGTGGTGGAACAGGGGCTGCAGGTCAATAGCGCCCAGCATGGGGTGTTGAGCCTGAAGCCGGTGCAGGCATACGCCAGTGCCGAAGAAATGCCACCTTGTGACTGGCTGCTGGTGGGCGCCAAGACCACCCACAATGTCCAGTTGGCGCCGGTGATCATCCAGGCGGCGGCGCCTGGCGCCAAGGTCCTGTTGCTGCAAAACGGGCTGGATGTGGAGGACGCCTTGCGTGCCGAGCTTCCCGACACGCTGCATCTATTAGGCGGCTTGTGCTTTATCTGCGTGCATCGCGCGGGCCCCGGACAGATCGAACACCAGGCTCTGGGGGCGATCAACCTGGGTTACCACAGTGGTCCAGCCAGTGCTGATCCGGCCCTGAGCCAGGCGCTGGTCGAGGAAGGGGCGGGATTGTTTCGTGCCGCCGGGCTCGACTCCCAGGCCATGAACAATCTGCATCAGGCGCGCTGGCAGAAGCTGGTGTGGAATGTGCCGTATAACGGTCTGTCGGTGCTGCTCAAGGCCAGCACCACGCCGCTCATGGCCGACCCGGCCAGTCGCGAGCTGATTCAGGACCTGATGCAGGAAGTGCTGCAGGGGGCTGCGGCCTGCGGTCATGTGATCCCTGAGGCTTATGCGCAGCAGCTGTTCAGGTCCACCGAACACATGCCGGATTACTGGCCAAGCATGTACCACGATTTTCTGCATCAGCGCCCTCTGGAATTGGCGACTATTTATGCTGCGCCTTTGGCCGCGGCCCGGGCCGCTGGTTGCGAGTTGCCGAAAATCCGCGCGTTGTACCAGAGCCTGTGTTTTATCGATCGGCACCACATTTGA
- a CDS encoding L,D-transpeptidase family protein, translating into MLPRLPAVTRCLTLAALCVAGPVAALELPLPPPGEDIVGQVQVIKAKYEDTFADLGTAYDLGYLEMVAANPGVDPWLPGAGTEVVLPTRFVLPPGPREGIVINLAEYRLYYFPKGRSVVYTFPLGIGREGWGSPIAHTSITAKTPNPTWTPPASIRAEHAADGDPLPSVVPAGPDNPLGPFKFTLGTPGYLIHGSNKKFGIGMRTSHGCFRMLNNNVLEMAGMVPVGTSVRIINEPYKFGISGGKVYLEAHTPLDDKGNPSVVDKHTAVINALLKREDLANNLRMNWDVVRDVVAAEEGLPVEIAVPTTAAPAASMSNLTYDLQQ; encoded by the coding sequence ATGTTGCCGCGCCTCCCTGCCGTCACCCGCTGCCTGACACTTGCCGCATTGTGTGTGGCAGGTCCCGTTGCAGCATTGGAATTGCCTCTACCGCCGCCCGGTGAAGATATCGTCGGCCAGGTGCAGGTGATCAAGGCCAAGTACGAAGACACCTTTGCCGATCTGGGTACCGCTTACGACCTGGGCTACCTGGAAATGGTGGCGGCCAACCCGGGGGTCGATCCGTGGTTGCCGGGAGCCGGCACCGAGGTGGTCCTGCCGACTCGCTTTGTCCTGCCTCCCGGGCCACGTGAAGGCATCGTGATCAATCTGGCGGAATATCGCCTGTACTACTTTCCCAAGGGCCGGAGTGTGGTTTACACATTCCCCCTGGGCATTGGCCGTGAGGGCTGGGGGTCGCCGATCGCCCATACCAGCATCACCGCGAAGACTCCGAATCCGACCTGGACGCCACCGGCGTCGATTCGCGCAGAGCACGCTGCCGATGGTGATCCGTTGCCAAGCGTCGTACCTGCGGGGCCGGACAACCCCTTGGGGCCATTCAAGTTCACCTTGGGCACCCCCGGTTACCTGATCCACGGTTCCAACAAGAAATTCGGCATTGGCATGCGCACCAGCCATGGCTGTTTCCGCATGCTCAACAACAACGTGCTGGAGATGGCTGGCATGGTTCCGGTCGGAACTTCGGTGCGGATCATCAACGAGCCGTACAAGTTCGGTATCAGTGGCGGAAAAGTCTATCTGGAAGCGCACACGCCATTGGATGACAAAGGCAATCCTTCGGTGGTCGACAAACATACTGCCGTGATCAATGCCTTGCTCAAGCGCGAAGATCTGGCCAATAACCTGCGCATGAACTGGGATGTGGTGCGTGATGTCGTCGCCGCCGAAGAAGGTTTGCCGGTGGAGATCGCGGTGCCGACGACTGCCGCGCCTGCGGCATCGATGTCCAACCTGACCTACGATCTGCAGCAGTAA
- a CDS encoding universal stress protein, with product MIRSMLYATDLGLYAPFVMQHALELARTFNADLHVVHAVEPMGLFAESVLQSYLDEQSLNEFHRQGLSTVMANIEQRVLDSFREELGEGLHDLSLIQSVRVLQGDPSQVILEQAAKLSVDLLIVGSHSHGVGAQTPLGRTASRVLQLSKVPVYLVPLVQRRRQGDA from the coding sequence ATGATTCGTTCGATGCTGTATGCCACCGACCTAGGTCTGTACGCTCCCTTTGTCATGCAGCATGCCCTGGAGCTGGCTCGAACGTTCAATGCCGACTTACATGTAGTGCACGCTGTGGAGCCTATGGGGTTGTTCGCCGAATCGGTGTTGCAGAGCTATCTGGATGAGCAGTCGCTGAACGAGTTTCATCGCCAGGGCCTGAGCACCGTGATGGCCAATATCGAACAGCGGGTGCTGGACAGTTTTCGCGAGGAACTGGGTGAGGGCCTGCACGACCTGAGCTTGATCCAGTCGGTGCGGGTGCTTCAGGGCGACCCATCCCAGGTGATTCTGGAGCAGGCGGCGAAACTCTCGGTGGATTTGCTGATCGTAGGAAGTCACAGCCACGGAGTTGGTGCGCAAACCCCTCTGGGGCGCACGGCATCACGGGTTTTGCAGCTGTCCAAAGTCCCGGTTTACCTGGTGCCTCTGGTCCAGCGTCGACGGCAGGGGGATGCCTGA
- a CDS encoding elongation factor P → MKTGKELKPGTVIRIDNDPWLVQKAEFTKSGRNSAIMKTKLKNLLTGYKTETVYGADDKLDDVILDRKEATLSFISGDTYTFMDTTDYTMYELNAEDIEAVLPFIEEGMTDVCEAVFFEDRLVSVDLPTTIVRQVDYTEGSARGDTSGKVMKPAKLKNGTELSVADFIEIGDMIEIDTREGGSYKGRAKV, encoded by the coding sequence ATGAAAACTGGTAAAGAACTCAAACCCGGTACCGTGATCCGTATCGACAACGATCCTTGGCTGGTTCAGAAAGCTGAATTCACCAAGTCCGGTCGTAACAGCGCGATCATGAAGACCAAGCTGAAGAACCTGCTGACCGGTTACAAGACCGAAACCGTTTACGGTGCGGACGACAAACTGGACGACGTGATCCTGGATCGCAAAGAAGCGACCCTGTCGTTCATCAGCGGTGACACCTACACGTTCATGGACACCACCGACTACACCATGTACGAGCTGAACGCCGAAGACATCGAAGCCGTTCTGCCGTTCATCGAAGAAGGCATGACCGACGTTTGCGAAGCCGTGTTCTTCGAAGACCGTCTGGTTTCCGTTGACCTGCCGACCACCATCGTGCGTCAGGTTGACTACACCGAAGGTTCCGCTCGCGGCGACACTTCGGGCAAGGTGATGAAGCCTGCCAAACTGAAAAACGGTACCGAGCTGAGCGTTGCGGACTTCATCGAGATCGGCGACATGATCGAGATCGATACCCGCGAAGGCGGTTCCTACAAGGGCCGCGCCAAGGTTTAA
- a CDS encoding 5'-nucleotidase — protein MAKGLDGKLVVAISSRALFDLSESHKVYLAQGVEAYRQYQIEHEDEILEPGDAFPLVKKLLSLNASLGRARVEVVLVSRNSADTGLRVFNSIEHYALGISRAAFVGGRSPYPYLAAFGSDLFLSTHADDVRSALEAGFAAATILSGGARRAANGELRIAFDGDAVLFSDDSERVYQAGGLEAFQASERQSAREPLPGGPFKGFLAALNLLQGEFPDDACPVRTALVTARSAPAHERVIRTLREWNIRLDESLFLGGLEKAAFLEAFAADVFFDDQAGHCESAREVVATGHVPHGISNEARN, from the coding sequence ATGGCAAAGGGACTGGATGGCAAGCTGGTGGTGGCAATCTCTTCACGCGCGCTGTTCGACCTGAGTGAAAGCCATAAGGTCTATCTGGCCCAGGGCGTCGAAGCCTATCGGCAATATCAGATCGAGCACGAGGACGAGATCCTCGAGCCGGGCGATGCTTTTCCATTGGTGAAGAAGCTCCTGAGCCTGAATGCCAGCCTGGGGCGGGCGCGGGTCGAGGTGGTGCTGGTGTCGCGCAACAGTGCCGACACCGGCCTGCGGGTGTTCAACTCGATTGAACATTACGCCCTGGGTATCTCCCGTGCGGCATTTGTGGGGGGACGCAGTCCCTATCCCTACCTGGCGGCCTTCGGCAGCGATCTGTTTCTTTCCACCCACGCCGACGATGTCCGCAGTGCGCTGGAGGCCGGATTCGCTGCAGCGACCATCCTCTCCGGCGGTGCCCGACGCGCGGCCAATGGCGAACTGCGCATCGCCTTCGACGGTGATGCGGTGCTGTTTTCCGACGACTCGGAGCGGGTCTACCAGGCCGGTGGCCTGGAAGCGTTTCAAGCCAGTGAGCGGCAGTCGGCCCGGGAGCCTCTGCCCGGAGGACCTTTCAAGGGATTTCTCGCGGCGCTGAATCTGCTGCAGGGCGAGTTTCCCGACGATGCCTGCCCGGTCCGCACGGCCCTGGTCACCGCCCGCTCGGCGCCGGCCCATGAGCGGGTCATCCGCACCTTGCGCGAGTGGAATATCCGTCTCGACGAGTCCCTGTTCCTGGGCGGCCTGGAGAAGGCGGCCTTTCTCGAAGCTTTCGCCGCCGATGTTTTTTTCGACGACCAGGCCGGCCATTGCGAGTCCGCTCGCGAGGTGGTCGCCACCGGTCATGTGCCTCATGGCATCAGCAACGAAGCCAGGAACTAA
- the oprI gene encoding outer membrane lipoprotei OprI codes for MNNVLKFSALALAAVLATGCSSVSKETEARLTATEDAAARAQARADEAYRKADEALAAAQKAQQTADEANERALRMLEKASRK; via the coding sequence ATGAACAACGTTCTGAAATTCTCTGCTCTGGCTCTGGCCGCAGTTCTGGCTACCGGTTGCAGCAGCGTATCCAAAGAAACCGAAGCTCGTCTGACTGCTACTGAAGATGCAGCCGCTCGTGCCCAGGCTCGTGCAGACGAAGCCTACCGTAAAGCTGATGAAGCTCTGGCTGCTGCTCAAAAAGCACAACAGACTGCTGACGAAGCTAACGAGCGCGCTCTGCGTATGCTGGAAAAAGCTAGCCGCAAGTAA
- a CDS encoding organic hydroperoxide resistance protein: MQTLYTAIATATGGRDGRAVSNDQILDVKLATPKELGGAGGQATNPEQLFAAGYSACFIGALKFVASQSKRKIPDDASITAHVGIGQIPGGFGLDIDLHVSLPGLAQDEAQSLVDAAHQVCPYSNATRGNVDVRLHVNV, translated from the coding sequence ATGCAGACTCTCTACACCGCCATTGCAACCGCCACCGGTGGCCGTGATGGCCGCGCTGTTTCCAACGACCAGATCCTCGATGTCAAACTGGCCACCCCCAAGGAGCTCGGCGGCGCCGGTGGGCAGGCAACCAACCCGGAACAGCTATTCGCTGCCGGCTATTCGGCCTGCTTTATCGGTGCCCTGAAGTTCGTGGCCAGCCAGAGCAAGCGCAAGATCCCGGACGACGCCTCGATCACCGCCCACGTCGGCATCGGTCAGATCCCTGGCGGTTTCGGCCTGGATATCGATCTGCATGTGAGCCTGCCCGGCCTGGCCCAGGATGAAGCGCAAAGCCTGGTGGACGCGGCGCATCAGGTCTGCCCCTACTCCAACGCCACCCGCGGCAATGTGGATGTACGCCTGCACGTGAACGTCTGA
- a CDS encoding GNAT family N-acetyltransferase, translating to MSEALSIHHDQAGHQFETNVDGHRAYLTYMDLGKQTLDIYRTFVPNALRGRGIAAALTEQALEYAERMGYTVIPSCSYVERYMERHQRHAAKL from the coding sequence ATGAGCGAGGCGTTGTCCATCCACCATGACCAGGCTGGTCATCAGTTCGAGACCAATGTGGACGGTCATCGTGCCTACCTGACCTATATGGACCTGGGTAAGCAAACCCTGGATATCTACCGCACCTTCGTGCCCAATGCGTTGCGTGGACGCGGTATTGCCGCGGCGCTGACCGAGCAGGCACTGGAGTACGCCGAACGTATGGGCTACACAGTGATTCCTTCCTGCTCCTATGTCGAACGCTACATGGAACGCCATCAGCGTCACGCCGCGAAGCTCTGA
- the cysB gene encoding HTH-type transcriptional regulator CysB: MKLQQLRYIWEVAHHDLNVSATAQSLYTSQPGISKQIRLLEDELGVEVFARSGKHLTRVTPAGERIITTAGEILRKVESIKQIAQEFSNEKKGTLSIATTHTQARYALPPVISSFIKQYPDVALHMHQGSPMQIAEMAADGTVDFAIATEALELFGDLVMMPCYRWNRCVVVPQGHPLTKLPKLTLETLAEYPIVTYVFGFTGRSKLDEAFSHRGLTPKVVFTAADADVIKTYVRLGLGVGIVAKMAVDTKLDSDLVVLDASELFESSITKIGFRRGTFLRGFMCDFIEKFAPHLTREVMAKAIACHNKQELEELFDGVELPVH; encoded by the coding sequence ATGAAGCTTCAACAATTGCGCTACATCTGGGAAGTGGCGCACCACGACCTCAACGTCTCAGCTACCGCGCAAAGCCTTTACACCTCGCAACCGGGTATCAGCAAGCAGATCCGTCTGCTCGAGGACGAGCTCGGGGTCGAGGTCTTCGCCCGCAGCGGCAAGCATCTGACCCGGGTGACCCCAGCCGGTGAGCGGATCATCACGACCGCCGGCGAGATCTTGCGCAAGGTCGAAAGCATCAAGCAGATCGCCCAGGAGTTCTCCAACGAGAAGAAAGGCACCTTGTCGATTGCCACCACTCACACCCAGGCGCGTTATGCCTTGCCTCCGGTGATCAGCAGCTTTATCAAGCAATACCCGGATGTGGCCCTGCACATGCACCAGGGCTCGCCGATGCAAATCGCCGAAATGGCCGCTGACGGCACCGTGGATTTCGCCATCGCCACCGAGGCCCTGGAGTTGTTTGGCGATTTGGTGATGATGCCGTGCTACCGCTGGAACCGTTGCGTGGTGGTGCCACAGGGCCACCCGCTGACCAAACTGCCGAAGCTGACCCTCGAAACCCTGGCCGAGTACCCGATCGTCACCTACGTATTCGGTTTCACCGGCCGCTCCAAGCTCGACGAGGCCTTCAGCCATCGCGGCCTGACGCCAAAGGTGGTGTTCACCGCCGCCGACGCCGACGTGATCAAGACCTATGTACGCCTGGGGCTGGGCGTGGGCATCGTGGCCAAGATGGCCGTCGACACCAAGCTCGACAGCGACCTGGTGGTTCTGGATGCCAGTGAACTGTTCGAGTCGAGCATCACCAAGATCGGTTTCCGTCGCGGCACCTTCCTGCGCGGCTTCATGTGCGATTTCATCGAAAAGTTCGCCCCGCACCTGACCCGCGAAGTCATGGCCAAGGCCATTGCCTGCCACAACAAGCAGGAACTGGAAGAACTGTTCGACGGCGTCGAACTGCCGGTTCACTGA
- a CDS encoding thioredoxin family protein translates to MTADSECRPFDIISPSIVIELELTDFDIDQQLLSLDGVSLVVFTSPGCSGCRWARTQLPGLGLPVARLCWVDAGNNGGAVERYQVFHLPALFVVRDGEFYGSLQSRLTPHALNESLRQALNRIPEELP, encoded by the coding sequence ATGACCGCAGACTCCGAGTGTCGTCCATTTGACATTATTTCCCCCAGTATAGTGATCGAATTGGAACTGACCGATTTCGACATCGACCAGCAATTACTGAGCCTGGATGGTGTTTCCCTGGTGGTTTTCACTTCTCCCGGTTGCTCCGGTTGTCGCTGGGCGCGAACCCAGTTGCCCGGGTTGGGACTGCCGGTCGCGCGCCTGTGCTGGGTCGATGCGGGCAACAACGGTGGAGCAGTGGAGCGCTATCAGGTGTTTCACCTGCCGGCGCTGTTTGTGGTGCGTGACGGTGAGTTTTATGGATCCTTGCAATCGCGGCTGACGCCCCATGCGCTCAATGAGAGCCTGCGTCAGGCGCTCAATCGAATACCAGAGGAGTTGCCTTGA
- the earP gene encoding elongation factor P maturation arginine rhamnosyltransferase EarP, with the protein MKASWDIFCSVVDNYGDIGVTWRLARQLVAEHQCAVRLWVDDLRAFEKICPQIDTQRQRQDQDGVEVRHWPAQWPAEAPADVVIAAFACQLPHAYMEAMAERERAPLWLNLDYLSAEDWVSGCHGLPSVKFRGVQKYFFFPGFQAGTGGLLREAGLLERRRHFQADRQAQRDFLQGLGVTPAADSRLMSLFAYENAGLGGWLEALATDAQPTHLLVPEGRILGDVQRWLGVESLVVGSLQVRQSLTVQVLPFVRQEDYDRLLWCCAFNAVRGEDSFVRAQWAGRPMLWHIYRQDEDIHLDKLEAFLALYTRALSPGAKAAVLALWQAWNTEAAMAEPWKNLLQHWPEVTAHAEQWCLEQGLQADLAAALVQFYLNWI; encoded by the coding sequence ATGAAAGCCTCCTGGGACATTTTTTGCAGCGTCGTCGACAACTACGGCGACATCGGCGTGACCTGGCGTCTGGCCCGGCAGTTGGTGGCCGAGCATCAGTGCGCGGTGCGTTTGTGGGTCGATGATCTGCGGGCCTTCGAAAAGATTTGCCCGCAGATTGATACCCAGCGGCAACGCCAGGATCAGGACGGGGTCGAGGTGCGTCACTGGCCGGCCCAATGGCCGGCTGAAGCGCCAGCGGATGTGGTGATTGCCGCGTTCGCCTGCCAGTTGCCCCATGCCTATATGGAGGCCATGGCCGAGCGCGAGCGGGCGCCGCTGTGGCTGAACCTGGACTATCTGAGTGCGGAAGACTGGGTCAGTGGCTGCCACGGCCTGCCGTCAGTGAAGTTTCGCGGCGTACAGAAGTACTTTTTCTTCCCAGGATTCCAGGCTGGCACGGGCGGCTTGCTGCGCGAAGCCGGATTGCTCGAACGCCGTCGGCATTTTCAGGCCGATCGCCAGGCCCAGCGGGATTTTCTGCAGGGCCTGGGCGTGACGCCCGCCGCCGATAGCCGCTTGATGTCGTTGTTCGCCTATGAAAACGCCGGTCTTGGCGGTTGGCTGGAGGCCTTGGCCACCGATGCACAACCGACTCATTTGCTGGTGCCCGAAGGCCGCATTCTCGGTGACGTGCAGCGCTGGCTGGGTGTTGAATCTCTGGTGGTCGGCAGCCTGCAGGTGCGTCAGTCGCTGACGGTTCAGGTCTTGCCCTTTGTTCGCCAGGAAGATTACGACCGGTTGCTGTGGTGCTGTGCATTCAATGCGGTGCGCGGGGAAGATTCCTTCGTGCGCGCGCAATGGGCCGGGCGGCCGATGCTCTGGCATATCTATCGCCAGGACGAAGATATCCACCTGGACAAGCTCGAGGCTTTTCTTGCCTTGTACACCAGGGCACTTTCCCCGGGCGCCAAGGCGGCGGTACTGGCCTTGTGGCAGGCCTGGAATACCGAGGCCGCGATGGCCGAACCCTGGAAAAACCTGCTGCAACACTGGCCGGAAGTCACCGCGCATGCCGAACAATGGTGTCTGGAACAAGGCTTGCAGGCCGATCTTGCTGCGGCGCTGGTGCAGTTTTACCTAAATTGGATATGA
- a CDS encoding GreA/GreB family elongation factor, whose amino-acid sequence MNKQSVCQLILQQLRDDLEVAVRAAQTAYETATHEENIAENKYDTLGLEASYLAAGQARRVEEMRQALSLWQNLGLRPYDARSGIQVGALLGLEDENGHEQWLFLGPDGAGLKVYVVGQLVTVITPRSPLGQSLLGKFEEDEVEIVVAGTRQQFTVTEVR is encoded by the coding sequence ATGAATAAACAGTCTGTCTGCCAACTGATTCTGCAACAGCTCCGGGACGACCTGGAGGTCGCGGTACGGGCCGCACAAACCGCCTACGAAACCGCCACCCACGAAGAGAACATCGCCGAGAACAAGTACGACACGCTGGGACTTGAAGCGTCCTACCTGGCAGCCGGGCAGGCTCGCCGGGTCGAGGAGATGCGTCAGGCATTGAGCCTCTGGCAAAACCTTGGCCTGCGTCCCTATGACGCGCGGTCAGGGATTCAGGTCGGCGCGCTGTTGGGACTCGAGGATGAAAATGGCCACGAACAATGGCTGTTTCTCGGCCCGGATGGCGCGGGCCTGAAGGTTTATGTGGTGGGCCAACTGGTGACCGTCATCACCCCACGCTCCCCGCTGGGCCAAAGCCTGTTGGGCAAGTTCGAGGAGGATGAGGTGGAGATCGTGGTGGCAGGTACTCGGCAACAGTTCACTGTCACCGAGGTCCGCTAG
- a CDS encoding 3-deoxy-7-phosphoheptulonate synthase translates to MADLPINDLNVASNETLITPDQLKRDIPLSDTALRTVTKGREVIRNILDGTDHRLFIVIGPCSIHDIKAAHEYAERLKALAAEVSDTLYLVMRVYFEKPRTTVGWKGLINDPYLDDSFKIQDGLHIGRQLLLDLAEMGLPTATEALDPISPQYLQDLISWSAIGARTTESQTHREMASGLSSAVGFKNGTDGGLTVAINALQSVSSPHRFLGINPQGGVSIVTTKGNAYGHVVLRGGNGKPNYDSVSVAVCEQALSKAKIKPNIMIDCSHANSNKDPALQPLVMENVANQILEGNQSIIGLMVESHLNWGCQAIPKDLSDLQYGVSITDACIDWESTEKTLRSMHAKLKDVLPKRDRS, encoded by the coding sequence ATGGCTGATTTACCGATCAACGACCTAAACGTCGCCTCCAACGAGACCCTGATCACCCCTGATCAACTCAAACGAGACATCCCGCTGAGCGACACCGCCTTGCGCACCGTGACCAAGGGTCGCGAAGTGATCCGCAACATCCTCGACGGCACTGACCATCGGTTGTTCATCGTCATCGGGCCCTGCTCGATCCACGACATCAAGGCAGCCCACGAGTACGCCGAGCGACTCAAGGCCCTGGCGGCGGAAGTTTCCGACACCCTGTATCTGGTGATGCGCGTTTACTTCGAGAAACCGCGGACCACCGTTGGCTGGAAAGGCCTGATCAACGACCCGTACCTGGACGACTCGTTCAAGATTCAGGATGGCCTGCATATTGGACGCCAGTTGCTGCTGGACCTCGCGGAAATGGGTCTGCCTACCGCCACTGAAGCGCTGGACCCCATCTCCCCGCAATACTTGCAGGACCTGATCAGTTGGTCGGCCATCGGCGCCCGTACCACGGAATCCCAGACCCACCGCGAGATGGCTTCCGGCCTGTCCTCTGCCGTGGGCTTCAAGAACGGCACCGACGGCGGCCTGACTGTAGCGATCAACGCCCTGCAATCGGTTTCCAGTCCCCACCGTTTCCTGGGGATCAACCCACAGGGCGGCGTGTCGATCGTCACCACCAAAGGCAACGCCTACGGCCACGTGGTACTGCGCGGCGGCAATGGCAAGCCCAATTATGACTCGGTCAGCGTCGCGGTCTGTGAACAGGCCCTGAGCAAGGCCAAGATCAAGCCGAACATCATGATCGATTGCAGCCACGCCAACTCCAACAAGGATCCGGCGCTGCAACCGTTGGTCATGGAGAACGTTGCCAACCAGATCCTCGAAGGCAATCAGTCGATCATCGGTCTGATGGTGGAGAGCCATCTGAACTGGGGTTGTCAGGCCATTCCGAAGGACTTGTCGGACCTGCAGTACGGGGTATCGATTACCGATGCCTGCATCGATTGGGAAAGCACCGAGAAAACCCTGCGCAGCATGCACGCCAAGCTCAAGGATGTACTGCCGAAACGCGATCGCAGCTGA
- a CDS encoding PilZ domain-containing protein — MGRFLPHPDDVPVELTLRKYACISRQRLHTISLGGMACNYHRAWRHGTALEVHMPSLGENARYNGYVAWCLKRKRGYLVGIAFVDEQTLFSARMGEQVCQIARYCRLHEPLSEQRCIEALALDWVERHAKDYSEDCVHQAFVQP; from the coding sequence ATGGGACGTTTTCTGCCTCATCCTGATGATGTTCCGGTTGAACTGACCCTGCGCAAGTACGCCTGCATTTCGCGCCAGCGGTTGCACACTATCAGCCTCGGTGGCATGGCGTGCAATTACCACCGTGCCTGGCGCCACGGCACTGCGCTGGAAGTGCACATGCCCTCACTGGGGGAGAATGCACGGTACAACGGCTATGTTGCCTGGTGCCTGAAACGCAAGCGCGGCTACCTGGTGGGTATCGCCTTCGTCGATGAACAAACCCTGTTCAGCGCTCGCATGGGTGAGCAGGTGTGCCAGATCGCCCGCTACTGCCGCCTGCATGAACCTCTAAGCGAACAGCGATGCATCGAAGCCCTGGCTCTGGACTGGGTCGAACGGCACGCAAAAGACTATTCCGAAGACTGCGTACACCAGGCTTTCGTGCAGCCGTAA
- a CDS encoding MarR family winged helix-turn-helix transcriptional regulator: protein MTTKPSTADTCEQLLLDNQVCFALHSTSLLLTKVYKPLLQRLGLTYPQYLAMLVLWERDELTVGEISQRLLTDPGSLTPLLKRLEAEGLLTRTRSREDERVVIVKLSEQGHKLREQAQDIPQCILGASGRSVEQLRQLQEDLQVLRGHLQGSL from the coding sequence ATGACCACCAAACCCTCTACCGCGGACACTTGCGAACAACTGCTGCTGGATAACCAGGTGTGTTTCGCCCTGCACTCCACATCGCTGCTGCTGACCAAGGTCTACAAGCCGTTGCTGCAGCGACTCGGGCTGACCTACCCGCAGTACCTGGCCATGCTGGTGCTCTGGGAACGGGATGAACTGACCGTCGGCGAGATCAGCCAGCGCCTGCTGACCGATCCGGGCTCGCTGACGCCGCTGCTCAAGCGCCTGGAGGCCGAGGGCCTGCTGACTCGGACCCGCAGCCGGGAAGATGAACGGGTGGTGATCGTCAAGCTGAGCGAACAGGGCCATAAGCTTCGGGAACAGGCCCAGGACATTCCGCAGTGCATCCTCGGCGCCAGCGGCCGGAGCGTGGAGCAATTGCGTCAGTTGCAGGAAGATTTGCAGGTGCTGCGCGGGCATCTGCAAGGCAGTCTTTGA